A single genomic interval of Methanorbis rubei harbors:
- a CDS encoding flippase-like domain-containing protein yields the protein MNKAQKKWLIISVAISVVVLVVMLLLTFDADTLVALEKCNPWFILLAFLLHVLSIVFWALRIKLMCWSLGYKVPFFHTINLVCSNMLVAAVTPSQVGGEAVRVYELYKADVPTADATAVVLMERVFDGIVLGIGTVIGVCLLGELFGYLNFPPVYMGIAYFATIFFAAMLLLFAVLVKHPDWTKILITKISGIFTKRWDSHRVERFIASVDENVDQFYVTIGHFAGRSKLGLVLGLVMTVAFWVSEFVIASVLMMGLGLEPMFLLSFIFQLLIAMIMMIPLTPGGVGISEISIGAFYSLIIPLPLVGVFVLLWRLIMYYFNVVVGIIASLHIVRRETASSMKKAQE from the coding sequence CGATGCAGACACCCTCGTCGCACTGGAAAAATGTAATCCCTGGTTTATTCTTCTTGCGTTTCTCTTACATGTCTTATCCATCGTGTTCTGGGCATTGCGCATCAAACTGATGTGCTGGTCGCTTGGCTACAAAGTGCCGTTTTTCCACACGATAAATCTGGTGTGTTCCAATATGCTGGTAGCCGCAGTGACTCCTTCACAGGTCGGCGGCGAAGCGGTACGAGTCTATGAACTCTACAAAGCTGACGTGCCGACAGCAGACGCAACAGCAGTCGTTTTAATGGAACGCGTGTTCGACGGAATTGTGCTCGGCATCGGAACGGTCATCGGCGTGTGTCTGCTTGGAGAACTGTTCGGATACCTGAATTTTCCCCCGGTGTATATGGGCATCGCATACTTTGCCACCATATTTTTTGCCGCAATGCTTCTACTGTTTGCGGTGCTCGTCAAGCACCCTGACTGGACAAAAATTCTCATCACCAAAATATCAGGCATCTTCACCAAACGCTGGGACTCTCACCGCGTCGAGCGGTTCATTGCATCGGTTGACGAAAACGTTGATCAGTTCTATGTAACCATCGGCCACTTTGCAGGCCGCTCAAAGCTCGGGCTTGTGCTTGGTCTTGTGATGACGGTTGCATTCTGGGTGTCTGAGTTCGTCATCGCATCAGTTCTGATGATGGGCCTTGGTCTTGAACCGATGTTCTTACTCTCGTTCATCTTCCAGCTACTGATCGCCATGATCATGATGATTCCCTTAACGCCCGGAGGTGTTGGAATTTCAGAGATCAGTATTGGCGCATTCTACTCGCTGATAATTCCTCTGCCGCTGGTTGGCGTGTTCGTTCTGTTATGGCGGCTGATCATGTACTACTTCAACGTGGTTGTGGGTATTATTGCAAGCCTGCACATCGTCAGACGCGAGACTGCATCCTCGATGAAGAAAGCTCAGGAATAG
- a CDS encoding flippase-like domain-containing protein, producing the protein MDAKQKKWLWISIGLSMVILLVVMILTFDEDTVEALKNLNPWYLLLAFGLHMLAMCVWAVRIQVMCKALGYVIPFFHSLNMVCAGQLVASITPSQIGGEPIRIHELYKAKMPVADATAVVLVERLLEAVLLVIGVIVGMGLFSIAGGAGLVPDYMITAAWIGTGFFIGLLVLLIVLFSRPDWVRKITLKTVGFFTKKWESERIAKLNVQIDETIDRLFLTFRMFTGKAKKGLILGFLLSVVFWVCEYSIASVIMMGLGYPPNLLVSIVFQLIIAIILMLPTTPGGAGIAEISYAAFYSLILPTSVVGLFVILQRLIMYYSNILIGFIASFRIVKREAANEKVEIKEGQV; encoded by the coding sequence ATGGACGCAAAGCAGAAGAAGTGGTTGTGGATATCCATCGGCTTGTCGATGGTGATTCTCCTTGTGGTGATGATTCTCACATTTGATGAGGACACAGTTGAAGCGCTCAAAAATCTGAACCCCTGGTATCTTTTGCTTGCGTTCGGTCTGCACATGCTGGCGATGTGCGTGTGGGCTGTCCGCATTCAGGTGATGTGCAAGGCACTCGGGTATGTGATTCCGTTTTTCCACAGTCTGAACATGGTCTGTGCCGGACAGCTGGTTGCATCAATCACGCCGTCACAGATCGGCGGTGAGCCGATACGAATTCACGAGCTGTACAAGGCAAAAATGCCGGTTGCAGACGCGACGGCAGTTGTGCTGGTCGAGCGTCTGCTTGAAGCGGTGCTGCTCGTGATCGGTGTAATTGTTGGTATGGGACTGTTCTCGATTGCTGGCGGGGCAGGACTCGTACCGGATTATATGATCACTGCGGCATGGATTGGTACCGGATTTTTTATCGGACTGCTGGTGCTTCTGATTGTGCTGTTCAGCAGACCTGACTGGGTGAGAAAGATCACTCTCAAGACCGTCGGGTTTTTCACGAAAAAGTGGGAGAGCGAACGGATTGCAAAGCTCAATGTACAGATCGACGAGACGATCGATAGGTTGTTCCTCACGTTCAGAATGTTTACCGGAAAGGCGAAGAAAGGATTGATCTTAGGTTTTCTGCTGTCGGTGGTGTTCTGGGTATGCGAGTACTCGATTGCATCGGTCATCATGATGGGACTCGGCTATCCGCCGAACCTGCTGGTCTCGATTGTGTTCCAGTTAATTATCGCCATTATCCTGATGCTGCCGACAACCCCGGGCGGCGCAGGCATTGCAGAGATCAGTTACGCAGCATTTTACTCGCTGATTCTGCCAACGTCAGTGGTGGGACTGTTCGTAATTTTACAGCGGCTAATAATGTATTACTCAAATATTCTTATCGGATTTATTGCGAGTTTCCGCATTGTGAAGCGTGAGGCGGCAAATGAAAAAGTGGAGATAAAAGAGGGTCAGGTGTAA
- a CDS encoding FkbM family methyltransferase gives MGDHIPLLDRLRYSLTKEERTEDFYRFQYEKFFSKLYDKNNDCLRLGPLRLPILSGENHPTREDAYYAMEIGDILFPAMLGKFGYLDEGPYEWGGVRISEGDVVFDCGANLGIFSLLAAYRGGEVFAFEPVPEARKLLKQTLDLNPELCERVTIVPYALGKETGEAEFTVLADTLVGSSMILPQEGRKIRAAVTTVDAFVDSEGLARVDFLKADIEGAERLMLAGARETLRLHSPKVSICTYHLPDDPEMITVLLRTANPRYELIRKWKKIYGSVPAVK, from the coding sequence ATGGGGGATCATATTCCCCTGCTTGATCGTCTGCGGTACTCTCTGACCAAAGAGGAGAGGACAGAGGATTTTTATCGCTTTCAGTACGAGAAATTTTTTTCAAAATTGTATGATAAAAACAATGACTGCCTGCGTCTTGGCCCGCTCCGTCTGCCGATTCTTTCGGGAGAGAATCATCCGACACGCGAGGATGCCTATTATGCGATGGAGATTGGGGACATTTTGTTTCCCGCAATGCTTGGGAAATTCGGGTATCTGGATGAGGGGCCGTATGAGTGGGGAGGTGTACGGATTTCCGAAGGGGATGTGGTGTTTGACTGCGGGGCAAATCTCGGAATTTTTTCTCTGCTTGCGGCATACCGGGGCGGCGAGGTGTTTGCGTTCGAACCGGTTCCTGAGGCGCGAAAACTGCTCAAGCAGACACTGGATCTAAATCCTGAACTCTGCGAGAGAGTGACTATTGTTCCGTATGCCCTTGGGAAAGAAACGGGGGAGGCTGAGTTTACGGTTCTTGCCGATACCCTTGTGGGATCATCGATGATTCTGCCGCAGGAGGGAAGAAAGATTCGGGCGGCGGTGACTACAGTGGATGCGTTTGTGGATAGTGAAGGGCTGGCCCGTGTTGATTTTCTGAAGGCTGATATTGAGGGGGCGGAGCGGCTGATGCTTGCCGGAGCTCGGGAGACGCTGAGGCTGCACTCTCCCAAGGTTTCGATCTGTACCTATCATCTTCCTGATGATCCTGAGATGATCACTGTTCTGCTTCGGACGGCAAATCCGAGGTATGAACTGATACGAAAATGGAAAAAAATCTACGGCTCTGTTCCAGCCGTAAAGTGA
- a CDS encoding DNA polymerase subunit beta codes for MTDDGCLYAVSGYENEERAECVLRYVPTTDGDRVSPWGVRYKKYDFADAFVWVQEHKPEYLDLVHRVPLTDIVRVFKPEELAADVAARSPRAARLFSYFDLPPMTWGCTGSLLAGLENDASDIDMVVYGSAWFTAQQQLMSAVAAGKIPAMSEEMWQKVYNKRVPDISFDDFVLHESRKFNRGEFEGTYFDLLYSRGYDNLHSVPPITLGRKTGKTTIEATVTDASLAFDSPGIYLVDHEEIDLVLSFTHTYCGQCFTGETLEACGVVEEHGDQTWLIVGTTREAHGEYIVSRTLLDQ; via the coding sequence ATGACCGATGATGGTTGTCTGTATGCTGTTTCCGGATACGAGAATGAGGAACGTGCAGAGTGCGTTCTTCGGTATGTGCCAACAACCGACGGCGACCGCGTTTCCCCGTGGGGCGTGCGTTACAAAAAATATGATTTTGCCGATGCGTTTGTCTGGGTGCAGGAGCACAAGCCTGAGTATCTGGATCTCGTTCACCGCGTGCCGCTCACTGATATCGTCAGAGTTTTCAAACCTGAAGAACTTGCAGCAGATGTTGCAGCACGGAGCCCACGCGCTGCACGTCTGTTTTCGTATTTTGATCTCCCGCCGATGACATGGGGATGCACGGGTTCGCTTCTGGCGGGTCTTGAAAACGATGCATCAGACATCGACATGGTCGTCTACGGAAGCGCCTGGTTTACGGCACAGCAGCAATTGATGAGTGCAGTTGCCGCAGGAAAAATTCCTGCGATGAGTGAAGAGATGTGGCAGAAGGTGTACAACAAACGGGTACCCGACATCTCCTTTGATGATTTCGTGCTGCACGAGTCAAGAAAGTTCAACCGCGGCGAGTTCGAGGGAACCTATTTTGATCTGCTGTACTCACGGGGATATGATAATCTTCATTCGGTCCCACCGATTACTCTCGGGCGAAAAACAGGAAAGACGACCATCGAGGCAACAGTGACGGATGCCTCCCTTGCGTTTGACAGTCCGGGCATCTATTTAGTGGATCATGAGGAGATCGATCTGGTACTTTCGTTCACGCATACGTACTGCGGCCAGTGTTTCACGGGCGAGACGCTTGAGGCGTGCGGTGTTGTGGAGGAGCACGGAGATCAGACATGGCTGATTGTCGGGACAACACGCGAGGCACACGGTGAGTATATTGTATCACGGACACTTTTGGATCAGTAA
- a CDS encoding ATP-grasp domain-containing protein, with product MKILIAEYTAARDPTLAPEGKAMVAVLKESFERIGHTVLLPSSGDFNAEIARLAPECEYGLVIAPDEMLSAFTHTLELATHNIGTDSTSIAVCANKRLTAKVLAGIGISVPTEVSVDHPGKRVIKPIKGAGSVGVRIAKDGELPGKDEMAVEFLEGEHYSVSIVGSRVVGEACGFYSGLPPVFLSINRQYVEVDENGTFSYHGGETPVHPERETEIIEVAKKTIERLGCQGYVGIDVIIGEKIWVLDVNPRPTMSLTGIVKVLDDEIADILLKATVGLPPETVHYNGKTAKFNETGGVTIQ from the coding sequence ATGAAGATTCTCATCGCCGAATACACCGCAGCACGCGACCCAACCCTTGCCCCTGAAGGAAAAGCAATGGTCGCAGTTCTCAAGGAAAGCTTTGAACGAATCGGGCACACCGTGCTTTTGCCGTCATCAGGAGACTTCAACGCAGAAATTGCGCGGCTTGCACCAGAGTGCGAGTACGGTCTTGTCATTGCGCCTGACGAAATGCTCTCCGCATTCACTCATACGCTTGAGCTTGCAACGCACAACATCGGCACCGACAGCACGAGTATCGCCGTCTGCGCAAACAAACGTCTCACTGCAAAAGTACTTGCAGGAATCGGCATTAGCGTCCCAACTGAAGTTTCGGTCGACCACCCAGGCAAGCGCGTCATAAAACCGATCAAAGGAGCGGGCTCGGTCGGGGTTCGGATCGCAAAAGACGGAGAACTCCCAGGCAAAGATGAGATGGCTGTCGAGTTCCTCGAAGGCGAACACTACAGCGTCAGCATCGTCGGCAGCCGTGTCGTCGGTGAGGCCTGCGGATTTTACAGCGGACTGCCGCCGGTCTTTCTCAGCATCAACCGCCAGTATGTGGAGGTCGATGAGAACGGCACGTTCTCATACCATGGCGGAGAGACTCCGGTACATCCGGAACGTGAAACGGAAATAATCGAGGTCGCCAAAAAGACCATCGAACGCCTCGGCTGTCAGGGCTATGTCGGCATCGACGTCATCATCGGTGAAAAAATCTGGGTGCTTGACGTCAACCCGCGCCCGACCATGAGCCTTACAGGAATTGTGAAAGTTCTTGATGATGAAATAGCCGACATTCTTCTCAAAGCAACCGTCGGTCTCCCGCCAGAGACCGTCCACTACAACGGCAAAACCGCAAAGTTCAACGAAACCGGTGGAGTCACCATCCAATGA
- a CDS encoding hydantoinase/oxoprolinase family protein, with protein sequence MIGIDVGGANLKVVDGRDVHIHYCPLWRESNLAEVLAEYQGEDAAVVMSGELADGFFNKTEGIRFIVDAVRKTFPNAFFYGTDGKFHNNACSELAAANWLASVDYLREKYPDGMMLDIGSTTADIVPFAKFSDLLGMTDTIRLQRGYLVYTGMLRTPVATLANSAVIKNTVTPFSTEYFACSGDVHYVLGNITEDEYTAATPDGKEVSREACLRRLARIVCADLEEVGEDGATAVAQAFWDAQRKLVCSVVQKVAEEAAPGNILVGGIGSKTFAPLVGGTDLTAAVGIPADALPAFAVKEIANR encoded by the coding sequence ATGATCGGCATCGACGTTGGCGGAGCAAACCTCAAAGTCGTGGACGGCAGGGATGTTCACATCCATTACTGTCCGCTCTGGCGCGAGTCAAACCTCGCTGAAGTCCTTGCAGAGTATCAGGGAGAGGACGCCGCAGTTGTGATGAGCGGTGAGCTTGCTGACGGATTTTTCAACAAAACCGAAGGCATCCGCTTCATCGTTGATGCGGTCAGAAAAACATTTCCGAACGCATTCTTCTATGGAACTGACGGGAAATTTCACAACAATGCATGCTCTGAACTCGCCGCAGCAAACTGGCTTGCGTCCGTTGACTATCTGAGAGAAAAGTATCCTGATGGTATGATGCTTGACATCGGCAGCACGACCGCTGACATCGTTCCCTTCGCAAAATTTTCTGACCTGCTTGGCATGACCGACACCATCCGGCTCCAACGTGGATATCTTGTCTACACCGGCATGCTCAGAACACCGGTTGCAACTCTTGCAAACTCTGCCGTCATCAAAAACACGGTAACGCCATTCTCAACCGAGTACTTTGCCTGCAGCGGCGATGTCCATTATGTTCTGGGAAACATCACCGAGGACGAGTACACCGCCGCAACTCCGGATGGAAAAGAAGTCAGTCGCGAAGCGTGTCTCAGGAGACTTGCGCGAATTGTCTGTGCAGACCTCGAAGAGGTCGGTGAAGACGGAGCAACAGCAGTCGCCCAGGCATTCTGGGACGCGCAGAGAAAACTTGTCTGCTCTGTCGTGCAGAAAGTTGCAGAGGAAGCAGCACCGGGAAACATCCTCGTTGGAGGAATCGGTTCGAAAACTTTTGCGCCGCTTGTCGGGGGCACTGACCTTACTGCGGCTGTTGGAATTCCTGCTGACGCGTTACCTGCATTTGCCGTAAAAGAGATTGCCAACCGATGA
- the rnz gene encoding ribonuclease Z, with amino-acid sequence MAGGETLFVHFLGTAGALPTPNRNPSCVMIRRGSDTLLFDCGEGAQQQMMRAKTGFTVNAVFVTHWHADHYLGIFGLVETMSFNGRSEPLTIYGPRGVDKFVEIIHQLTPKMSFVLTGVEVADGDATLFDGYSVLAFKTYHGIESVGYVLEEDMRPGRFDREGAVALGVPPGPLFGRLQRGETVRIVRNGVETVVTPDQVMGGRRRGRKVVYTGDTRPVKNRNDLLEGADLLIHEATFDEEEGSTRAKEVGHSTAREAGLVAAEVRPKILALVHFSSRYTSAANHVHDAHEFFDGEIIAPFDLAVVEIPFSDE; translated from the coding sequence ATGGCCGGCGGTGAGACGCTGTTCGTGCATTTTCTCGGAACGGCAGGCGCTCTTCCGACACCAAACAGGAATCCGTCCTGTGTTATGATTCGCAGGGGTTCGGATACGCTGCTGTTTGACTGCGGGGAAGGTGCGCAGCAGCAGATGATGCGGGCGAAGACCGGTTTTACGGTGAACGCTGTCTTTGTGACGCACTGGCATGCGGATCATTATCTCGGGATCTTCGGTCTGGTGGAGACGATGTCCTTCAACGGCCGCAGTGAACCGCTGACGATTTACGGTCCACGCGGTGTGGACAAGTTTGTTGAGATCATTCACCAGCTGACGCCGAAGATGTCGTTTGTTTTGACCGGTGTTGAGGTTGCTGACGGCGATGCAACGCTGTTTGACGGGTACTCGGTTCTGGCATTCAAGACGTACCACGGGATTGAGAGCGTCGGGTATGTGCTTGAGGAGGATATGCGGCCCGGACGGTTTGACCGCGAGGGTGCTGTTGCCCTCGGCGTCCCTCCTGGCCCGCTGTTCGGTAGGCTTCAGCGGGGAGAGACGGTGCGTATTGTGCGCAATGGTGTTGAGACTGTTGTGACCCCTGATCAGGTGATGGGCGGCCGCAGACGAGGGAGAAAAGTAGTCTACACTGGAGACACGAGGCCGGTGAAGAACCGTAATGATCTCTTGGAAGGGGCAGACCTTCTGATTCATGAGGCTACGTTTGATGAGGAGGAAGGGTCAACACGGGCAAAGGAGGTCGGGCACTCAACGGCCCGGGAGGCAGGGCTTGTTGCTGCTGAGGTGCGACCGAAAATTCTCGCGCTGGTGCATTTCAGTTCCCGGTACACATCGGCCGCGAACCATGTGCATGATGCGCATGAGTTCTTTGACGGGGAGATCATCGCTCCGTTTGATCTCGCGGTGGTTGAGATTCCGTTTTCTGATGAATGA
- a CDS encoding sugar phosphate isomerase/epimerase family protein, with the protein MKIYFASSRLALKNPETWVAGIADAGFDGWEISMDGWFHGVEDIAIRFPGIRNVLAETGLESSIHLPLSGLNLASLNEDIWSTTVNQLSACIAHAAEFSDVVTLHPGYLEPNGREATSAAWNNHKEALVRLSDAAKGAGVALCLENMPNLEDFYCRDPYELAGFADAVPGVSLTFDVGHANTNQNLDAFCKVILPRADHMHIHDNYGKYDEHLPLGKGSIDWKKVLPKIKAEYHGRIMVVEGRNPAEGKVSLDMLREWF; encoded by the coding sequence ATGAAGATTTATTTTGCATCGTCGCGTCTTGCGCTGAAAAATCCTGAGACCTGGGTTGCAGGTATTGCAGACGCAGGGTTTGACGGATGGGAGATCTCCATGGACGGCTGGTTCCACGGGGTCGAGGATATTGCAATAAGGTTTCCGGGAATCAGGAATGTTCTCGCAGAGACCGGTCTTGAGTCATCGATTCACTTACCGCTCTCGGGTCTGAATTTAGCTTCCTTAAATGAAGACATTTGGAGCACGACGGTGAACCAGCTTTCGGCATGCATTGCGCATGCAGCAGAGTTTTCTGATGTGGTAACTTTGCACCCCGGGTATCTCGAACCGAACGGTCGCGAGGCAACGTCAGCTGCATGGAACAATCACAAGGAAGCACTGGTGCGGCTTTCTGATGCGGCGAAGGGCGCTGGCGTAGCCCTGTGTCTTGAGAACATGCCAAATCTTGAGGACTTTTACTGCCGTGACCCGTATGAGCTGGCAGGGTTTGCGGACGCGGTGCCCGGCGTTTCCCTGACATTTGACGTGGGTCATGCGAACACGAACCAGAATCTGGATGCGTTCTGTAAAGTGATTCTGCCGCGTGCAGATCATATGCATATCCATGACAACTATGGGAAGTACGATGAGCATCTGCCGCTTGGGAAGGGATCGATCGACTGGAAGAAGGTCCTGCCGAAGATCAAGGCTGAGTACCACGGACGAATCATGGTGGTTGAGGGCAGGAATCCTGCGGAAGGCAAAGTGAGTCTTGACATGCTGCGGGAGTGGTTCTGA
- a CDS encoding AAA family ATPase, producing MKVIGVVGYPASGKGEFSQIAAELGVPVVVMGDMIRRRVKDAGLPLTDENIGSEARNLRAALGMDAVAILTAEEVARQSGDIVVIDGIRGDAEVRYFRSVFDSFTLVAIEASFATRLARMQSRGRSDDTTTAESLAGRDARENSFGLAAAMSLAEICIPNESTKDAYEALVRKFFSEES from the coding sequence ATGAAGGTTATCGGTGTTGTCGGCTATCCTGCAAGCGGCAAAGGGGAGTTTTCGCAGATCGCAGCAGAGCTTGGGGTCCCGGTTGTGGTGATGGGGGATATGATTCGCAGGCGCGTTAAGGATGCAGGCCTTCCTCTTACCGATGAGAATATTGGTTCTGAGGCGCGAAATCTCAGGGCAGCTCTTGGTATGGACGCGGTTGCGATTCTGACTGCCGAGGAGGTTGCCCGCCAGTCTGGGGACATCGTGGTGATCGACGGCATCCGCGGTGATGCAGAGGTCAGATACTTCCGGTCGGTGTTTGATTCGTTCACGCTGGTTGCTATTGAGGCTTCGTTTGCAACGCGGCTTGCAAGGATGCAGTCGCGGGGCCGTAGCGATGATACGACGACTGCAGAGAGTCTTGCAGGTCGTGATGCACGGGAGAACTCGTTTGGTCTTGCTGCTGCAATGAGTCTTGCTGAAATCTGCATTCCAAACGAGTCCACGAAGGATGCGTACGAGGCGCTGGTGCGGAAGTTTTTTTCGGAGGAGTCATGA
- a CDS encoding Sjogren's syndrome/scleroderma autoantigen 1 family protein — protein MNSSARKPDDIMAEYLLGGAKMLAEVCPKCGAPMFEVKGKRMCVVCAETGKNSVETAKTAPDSKYPDTLRVITPKYAAAPVKSVPVSDDIPARLDALILQFCARAEGEPDPSRCLSYMECIRTAAEARVMLNR, from the coding sequence ATGAACAGCAGTGCACGAAAACCGGATGATATCATGGCTGAGTATCTGCTCGGCGGTGCGAAAATGCTGGCTGAGGTTTGCCCGAAATGCGGAGCGCCGATGTTTGAGGTGAAAGGAAAACGGATGTGCGTGGTGTGTGCGGAGACCGGCAAAAATTCTGTCGAGACCGCAAAGACTGCGCCTGATTCGAAATATCCTGATACCCTGCGGGTTATTACGCCGAAGTACGCGGCAGCTCCGGTAAAGTCGGTTCCGGTTTCTGATGATATTCCTGCACGGCTTGATGCGCTGATTCTTCAGTTCTGTGCCCGCGCCGAAGGTGAACCTGATCCGTCACGCTGCTTATCCTATATGGAGTGCATCAGAACTGCTGCTGAAGCAAGGGTTATGCTGAACCGCTGA
- a CDS encoding UPF0147 family protein translates to MASPEDMIKQCVMMLQAIGEDNTIPRNIRRVAEETKTVLLDDKKSTGLRAADALSKIDEISNDPNMPVYARTRIWELASTLEAIPLD, encoded by the coding sequence ATGGCAAGTCCGGAAGATATGATTAAACAGTGTGTAATGATGCTACAGGCAATTGGCGAGGACAATACTATTCCGCGCAATATCCGCCGCGTTGCAGAGGAAACAAAAACCGTACTGCTTGACGACAAAAAGAGCACCGGTCTTCGTGCAGCTGACGCCTTGTCCAAAATCGACGAGATCAGCAACGACCCCAACATGCCGGTCTATGCACGTACCAGAATCTGGGAACTTGCTTCAACCCTTGAAGCAATCCCACTCGACTGA
- a CDS encoding DUF1922 domain-containing protein has translation MTDSAFAIIGCPKCRRMQVASLSHATKTCACGYKIDLSKAKLLRVCESADDAGELLRSFAAPKNSGFVSASEFVPKKE, from the coding sequence ATGACTGATAGCGCGTTTGCCATCATCGGTTGTCCGAAGTGCAGGAGGATGCAGGTAGCAAGTCTCTCGCATGCAACCAAAACCTGCGCATGCGGATACAAAATCGATCTCTCCAAAGCAAAACTTCTTCGGGTGTGCGAGTCGGCAGACGATGCCGGAGAGCTGCTCCGCTCGTTTGCCGCACCGAAAAACTCAGGGTTTGTGTCAGCCTCAGAGTTTGTTCCAAAAAAAGAGTGA
- a CDS encoding aldehyde dehydrogenase family protein: MGEPYYIGGRLTHSPNTIPVFFPYTGEVFAEVGIAGAEDQARAADSATVGFTETKIIPAYKRAEILRRIADLMEENRDEFVRILIHESGKPFRQAHLEVTRAVNVMRTSAEEAVRASGEIIALDSAATGEGYIGYCYRVPSGPILCITPFNYPLNLACHKIGPAIAAGCSFVLKPSSKTPLSALLLGKLILEAGYPPAAVNVVPCFGENAETLVRDPRFTVLSFTGSPAVGWRLKEIFPGRRIGLELGGNAPAIVHKDADVAYAARRIAEGAVVNAGQSCISVQRVYIHDDIYDECLKKIMDHMRSFVIGDPRKPETDIGSMISDEEARRAGEKVRQAVMRGARLLLGGVREGAVMHPTILERPSPDMGICSSEAFCPVITVDRYSDIDEAVQMMNESRYGLQGCIFTNAVDILQKLIAVSECGTLIVNDSSSYRSDAMPYGGTKLSGIGREGPKYLLEEFMERKLIVVKQFPLVP, from the coding sequence TTGGGAGAACCATACTATATCGGGGGTAGACTAACCCACAGCCCGAACACCATTCCGGTGTTTTTTCCTTATACTGGCGAGGTATTTGCCGAGGTGGGAATTGCAGGCGCCGAGGATCAGGCGCGTGCGGCTGACTCTGCCACTGTCGGATTTACCGAGACCAAAATCATTCCTGCATACAAGCGTGCGGAAATTCTTCGGCGCATTGCAGATCTGATGGAAGAAAATCGTGACGAGTTTGTGCGGATTCTGATCCATGAATCAGGCAAACCGTTCCGTCAGGCCCATCTGGAGGTGACCAGAGCCGTAAACGTGATGCGGACGTCTGCTGAAGAGGCCGTCAGAGCCAGCGGTGAAATTATTGCACTGGACAGTGCGGCAACCGGCGAAGGGTACATCGGGTACTGCTACCGCGTTCCTTCAGGCCCCATCCTGTGCATCACACCGTTCAACTATCCGCTGAACCTTGCCTGCCATAAGATTGGTCCTGCCATAGCTGCAGGATGCTCGTTCGTTCTCAAGCCCTCATCAAAGACACCACTCTCTGCACTGCTGCTTGGAAAACTGATCCTCGAAGCAGGATATCCGCCGGCAGCGGTCAATGTTGTTCCCTGTTTTGGCGAGAACGCCGAGACCCTTGTCCGCGACCCGCGGTTCACCGTACTCTCCTTTACCGGAAGTCCGGCTGTCGGATGGAGACTCAAAGAGATCTTTCCCGGAAGACGCATCGGTCTTGAACTGGGAGGCAATGCTCCTGCGATTGTGCACAAAGATGCAGACGTTGCGTATGCGGCACGGAGGATTGCCGAAGGTGCGGTTGTGAATGCTGGCCAGAGCTGCATCAGCGTCCAGCGTGTCTATATTCACGATGACATCTATGATGAGTGCCTGAAAAAAATTATGGATCATATGCGTTCCTTCGTGATCGGCGACCCACGCAAACCTGAGACCGACATCGGTTCCATGATCTCTGACGAGGAGGCGCGGCGTGCCGGAGAAAAAGTCAGGCAGGCAGTGATGCGTGGTGCACGCCTGCTTCTCGGCGGTGTCCGGGAAGGCGCAGTGATGCATCCGACCATCCTTGAACGCCCGTCACCTGATATGGGAATCTGTTCCAGCGAAGCATTCTGTCCGGTCATCACGGTGGACCGGTACTCAGACATTGATGAAGCGGTACAAATGATGAACGAATCAAGGTATGGTCTGCAGGGCTGCATCTTCACCAACGCAGTAGATATTCTGCAGAAACTGATAGCAGTCTCTGAGTGCGGAACACTGATCGTGAATGATTCGTCATCGTACCGGTCGGACGCAATGCCGTACGGCGGAACAAAACTTTCCGGCATCGGTCGTGAGGGTCCGAAGTATCTGCTTGAGGAGTTCATGGAACGAAAGCTGATTGTGGTCAAGCAGTTTCCCCTGGTTCCATGA